GACTTGGGGGGTGACTAGGGGGGTCGTTTTCCTTAACGTCACCATGAAGCCACCGAAACACTCCTCAAAATCAACCTCTAACCGGCGCATGCCCTAAGCATACCTGCGGTGAGCCTGTCGAAGCCGCCGAAGGGGTGTTGCCGGTCAGGCCAATTGGACTTTCAGTTTCTTCCCGAGCGCAAGCGCAACGCTTTCCAAGGTGAGAAGCGTAACTGAGACGTTTTCCGGATCGAGAAGGCGGTGGAGAGAGGATCGGCTGGTTTTCATCATTGTCGCCAGAGAGCTCTTGGAGAGATTGCGTTCAGCCATTTCCTTCTCTATCTGGTAAGCGATAACACGTTTCACGGCGGTCGCCTCGGCTTCGGCAAGCAGGCCTTCCTCCATGAGAAAATCGTCGAAACCGCTGCCAATATGCTCATTCTTTTTCATGATAGTGCCTCCTGATACTGCTTGAGTCGGGATCTGGCCGTATTGATCTCCGTCTGCGGGATCTTTCTCGTTTTTTTGATGAACCCATGCAGCA
The nucleotide sequence above comes from bacterium. Encoded proteins:
- a CDS encoding helix-turn-helix transcriptional regulator, producing the protein MKKNEHIGSGFDDFLMEEGLLAEAEATAVKRVIAYQIEKEMAERNLSKSSLATMMKTSRSSLHRLLDPENVSVTLLTLESVALALGKKLKVQLA